In Rana temporaria chromosome 3, aRanTem1.1, whole genome shotgun sequence, a single window of DNA contains:
- the PRR36 gene encoding proline-rich protein 36, with protein MDSSTNGQVKGAPTNKPVNSRPIATRNMKTASPAQSPKTATDSPRPATSRNAGPPSKPASAKVTSGAKEVTNAKNSMVRTAAASPNKLKSVAQKDPASPVKPPASQITRQQTRDKGTQQSSLLAVSKSEAVKKSIAGAQPSKPKAEGGNPTPTKQNGAAKKDVGRLTQHGIVPKDKTLCLQQGISGSGLTKPLGSSSSPAKPVKMTLTLNKPVKSVPAPNKPANTSPLPVKAAKIPSSSPKLTNTTSPTAKTFKTASPLVKTPRLTSVPTKTSTPPTSAVNQINATSSPAKSGKTPLVKPMNTASTSNQVKLAKPTAAMTKLSSVLNKPTNHSPVTSKSVPVTGKAMNEKRPVPKPVKSAESQRVINQQKLESPEMNVKGVEVVHAHTEQTDTCPTPVNESKAPENIVESADGLLCDSQSLLEPCVVSTELSTESCPVDSEIQQSGSLDQCEKPLGDLNNHIKPNEGEERVTSAEQTTSTIELSHEALKPSLEPTEQPINSLEEGISSPLSCLQEEISAPLQLTKTLIETTSPLEEEENPPVELVEDELSSPLEFSEMLMDQKKNSEVNGKIPVEVLQGESIPPLDGMVETPVKHFEQTVKSPAESGSHFGDEVLIPEEVAIPVELTEPLHVQQTSLCERAILLKEELLDPVELSHHLTEEVELLEKATPHVHEDKTFKGFCRHTSSPSEEEIYSPVEQAEPSEEIQTSSLEQVTPLEEGVELSEDEAGFVDEPNTLKDKGSISLRHSEESVTLPEDFCKPLEIQETSSMEEVTPSDEEMELSRPEDATLQKKMESSEEPDIEDSKCSTGLYKATEEVMTDLVEAADIQEEIETAGEPEQPSVTLPGESDKSLDELLQSELADNVEKRCESVKCVTGNTTFAEVSNSTLMLAEPVTYLEGTDGSEDETQQLTKGQFISESPIEDTKAELIQSFESTNEQEETTIFKSSITNYLVDQSDSLTEPVGYELKSASDFVVEFKKYLEQGNATNQDLEQFSGGMLIETIKGEAETDNNSTDLNVFEEQVYMTDTSAKEPTKPLITEEKQLDSAETETDYVSSPINPEKPGLNIVLFPEEPLTSLKQSEIALLETANYLVEAPKSSLEPLKHANHAVEAMASSICELMGSPGDLVTVPVTAVWQAADEKASQFGEYSESVETGPAQSISTTNTFPSHPSDVLLESAELITIMKIAKKSKPSGKEPDISMQEAADTATIQPSEETANSLVFAGQKQPMNLITMPVDEEKEPNDLLTMPVEEQNEPIDLITMPVIEQKESTDLITLPVEEEEETSDLITLPVEEEEEPSDLITVPVEEIREPIDMITMTVEEEKEPNDLLTVPLEEESEPTDVITMPLEEEKEPIDITMPVEEENEPTDITMPVEEENEPISITMPVAEGKEPFDITMPVEEENEPISITMPVAEGKEPFDITMPVEEEREPNDLLTLPAEEEREPTDMITMPMEEENEPIDITMAAEKEPIDITMPMEEGKEPNNVIPVPVVEQKELVDLITMPLVEQNKPDDLITGPLATKMERCYTLDQIQEPLSTLVDFGIDKQQTLEVEPIAHTIESEQLPFIPLAETESPGVLHPTEITWSPSTTNTEFDNSPTAISEASTKPLLLPADDHLQHKTVIADYLSEQTVNTAEATGLTAEAITFSDEGIKGTIQPLLSENQCEVNDKHDLLIGPTKIVDSWLSCQESAKEHWVLVEKEELADFKEGEGDKPQRPATLNQEGDNQEEPKAEEEAGERASVCSTLSDPQLAGKSSSETSTPEELRTYEDSSSGVESHSDDVATSPQITLTPDPDLGIHMGQEEGSDTPAGTPASKSNRAPHPLQNASLEELSEGTSLSSVIKPSDDNTIAHEMDMTCFTCPQVSSVSREQGHEERAEERGPLRGEPIPIPSPADGLYTIYETDQGPQERSPRGAELGLVEHIIGRTLFLAASEGGLKGGVKGQVELGKWAELLSPLDESRASITSVTSFSPEGDVSSQGDWTVVEVETFH; from the exons GGCCACCCTCCAAACCTGCAAGTGCCAAAGTGACCTCTGGAGCAAAAGAAGTAACTAATGCAAAGAACAGCATGGTCAG GACAGCAGCTGCCTCCCCCAACAAACTCAAATCGGTAGCACAAAAAG ATCCAGCATCTCCAGTCAAACCTCCTGCCAGCCAAATAACTCGCCAGCAGACCAGAGATAAGGGGACTCAGCAGTCTTCATTGCTAGCAGTGTCAAAATCTGAAGCTGTCAAGAAGAGCATTGCAGGTGCTCAGCCCTCCAAACCTAAAGCTGAAGGAGGAAATCCTACACCCACAAAGCAGAATGGAGCTGCTAAAAAGGATGTGGGAAGACTGACACAGCATGGGATAGTGCCAAAAGATAAGACATTGTGCCTTCAACAAGGAATTAGTGGGTCTGGGCTAACAAAACCTCTAGGATCTTCATCCAGCCCAGCCAAGCCTGTAAAGATGACATTAACCCTGAATAAACCAGTGAAGAGCGTGCCTGCACCAAATAAGCCTGCTAACACTTCACCATTACCAGTTAAAGCTGCTAAAATCCCATCTTCGTCGCCCAAATTAACTAACACAACTTCACCTACTGCTAAAACATTTAAAACTGCTTCTCCCTTAGTTAAGACCCCAAGACTGACTTCGGTGCCAACCAAAACATCAACTCCTCCTACTTCAGCAGTTAATCAAATTAATGCCACGTCATCTCCAGCAAAGTCAGGCAAGACCCCTCTGGTTAAACCGATGAACACTGCATCTACATCTAACCAAGTTAAACTGGCAAAACCAACAGCTGCAATGACTAAACTGTCTTCTGTGCTAAATAAACCAACAAACCACTCTCCTGTAACATCTAAATCAGTCCCAGTGACTGGTAAAGCTATGAATGAAAAGCGTCCTGTACCCAAACCAGTAAAGAGTGCAGAGTCCCAGCGGGTTATTAATCAACAAAAGCTGGAAAGTCCTGAAATGAATGTAAAGGGTGTTGAAGTGGTTCATGCTCATACAGAACAAACAGATACATGTCCAACGCCAGTTAATGAGAGCAAGGCCCCAGAAAATATTGTTGAATCTGCAGATGGACTATTATGTGATTCTCAATCATTATTAGAGCCTTGCGTTGTGTCCACTGAATTATCAACTGAATCCTGTCCTGTAGATTCAGAAATACAACAGTCGGGATCGTTGGATCAGTGTGAAAAGCCTCTGGGGGATCTCAATAACCACATAAAGCCAAATGAAGGTGAAGAGAGGGTAACATCAGCAGAACAAACGACTTCAACAATTGAACTTTCACATGAAGCTCTGAAACCATCTCTAGAACCAACAGAGCAACCAATAAACTCCCTAGAAGAAGGGATCAGTTCTCCACTCAGTTGTCTACAAGAGGAAATATCAGCTCCTCTGCAACTAACAAAAACACTTATAGAAACAACGAGCCCCTTAGAGGAAGAAGAGAACCCTCCAGTTGAACTTGTAGAGGATGAGCTGAGTTCTCCTTTAGAATTTTCTGAAATGTTGATggatcagaaaaaaaattctgaggtAAATGGGAAAATCCCTGTAGAGGTATTACAAGGAGAATCAATTCCACCATTAGATGGAATGGTAGAAACACCAGTGAAACATTTTGAGCAAACTGTAAAGAGCCCAGCTGAGTCAGGCAGTCATTTCGGTGACGAGGTGTTGATTCCAGAAGAAGTGGCAATCCCAGTCGAACTGACAGAACCTTTACATGTACAACAAACATCTTTATGTGAAAGAGCTATCCTTTTAAAAGAAGAATTGCTCGACCCCGTGGAGCTTTCCCATCACTTAACTGAAGAAGTGGAGCTTCTAGAAAAAGCAACACCTCATGTGCATGAAGACAAAACCTTTAAAGGTTTTTGCAGACACACCTCTTCTCCTTCAGAGGAAGAAATATATTCCCCAGTGGAGCAAGCTGAACCATCAGAGGAAATTCAGACATCATCATTGGAGCAGGTCACACCTTTAGAGGAAGGAGTAGAGCTTTCAGAGGATGAGGCTGGATTTGTAGATGAACCAAATACTTTAAAAGACAAAGGTAGCATTTCACTAAGACACTCAGAAGAATCTGTAACATTACCTGAAGATTTCTGCAAACCATTAGAAATCCAGGAGACCTCGTCCATGGAGGAGGTTACTCCATCAGATGAAGAAATGGAACTTTCGAGGCCAGAAGATGCAACTttgcagaaaaaaatggaaagctCAGAAGAACCAGATATAGAAGACAGTAAATGTTCAACTGGCCTATATAAGGCAACAGAAGAAGTAATGACTGATTTAGTAGAAGCAGCGGACATACAGGAAGAGATCGAAACAGCAGGAGAACCTGAACAGCCAAGTGTGACCCTTCCAGGAGAATCTGACAAATCATTAGATGAACTGCTACAATCTGAACTGGCAGATAATGTTGAAAAAAGATGTGAAAGTGTAAAATGTGTAACAGGCAACACAACATTTGCAGAAGTGTCAAACTCTACTTTAATGTTAGCAGAGCCAGTTACATATCTAGAGGGTACGGATGGCTCTGAAGATGAAACACAACAGCTTACAAAGGGACAATTCATATCAGAAAGTCCCATAGAAGACACTAAAGCAGAACTCATTCAATCATTTGAGTCTACAAACGAGCAAGAGGAGACCACCATTTTTAAATCATCCATCACAAACTATCTAGTTGATCAGTCTGATTCTTTAACAGAGCCAGTTGGTTATGAATTAAAAAGCGCCAGTGATTTTGTGGTGGAATTCAAGAAATATTTAGAACAAGGTAATGCAACAAACCAGGATTTAGAACAATTTTCAGGGGGGATGTTGATTGAAACCATAAAGGGAGAAGCAGAAACCGATAACAACTCAACTGACTTGAACGTGTTTGAAGAACAGGTATATATGACAGACACATCAGCAAAAGAGCCAACAAAGCCTCTCATTACGGAGGAAAAACAACTAGACTCAGCAGAGACTGAAACGGACTATGTGAGTTCTCCAATAAATCCAGAGAAACCTGGCCTCAACATTGTATTGTTCCCAGAGGAACCGTTAACATCTCTAAAGCAGTCTGAAATTGCCTTATTGGAAACAGCTAACTATTTAGTGGAAGCACCAAAATCTTCATTAGAGCCACTGAAACATGCAAATCATGCAGTAGAGGCTATGGCTTCATCAATATGTGAATTAATGGGATCACCTGGGGATCTAGTAACTGTACCAGTTACTGCAGTGTGGCAGGCAGCAGACGAAAAAGCATCTCAATTTGGAGAATATTCAGAAAGTGTAGAAACAGGGCCAGCACAAAGCATCTCTACAACAAATACTTTTCCAAGTCACCCAAGTGATGTTCTGTTGGAATCAGCTGAGCTAATTACCATCATGAAGATTGCAAAGAAATCTAAGCCATCAGGGAAGGAACCAGATATCAGTATGCAGGAAGCTGCGGATACCGCCACAATACAGCCCTCCGAAGAAACAGCAAACTCTCTAGTCTTTGCAGGGCAGAAGCAACCTATGAATTTAATAACTATGCCTGTGGATGAGGAAAAGGAACCTAATGATTTATTAACCATGCCTGTGGAAGAACAAAATGAGCCTATCGATTTAATAACTATGCCTGTGATAGAGCAAAAGGAATCTACTGATTTAATAACTTTGCCtgtagaggaggaagaggaaaccAGTGATTTAATAACTTTGCCtgtagaggaggaagaggaacccAGTGATTTAATAACTGTGCCTGTGGAAGAGATAAGGGAACCTATTGATATGATAACTATGACTGTGGAAGAGGAAAAGGAACCCAATGATTTATTAACTGTGCCTTTAGAAGAGGAAAGTGAACCTACTGATGTAATAACTATGCCTTTGGAAGAGGAAAAGGAACCTATTGATATAACAATGCCCGTGGAAGAGGAAAATGAACCTACTGATATAACTATGCCTGTGGAAGAGGAAAATGAACCTATTAGTATAACTATGCCAGTGGCAGAGGGAAAGGAACCTTTTGATATAACTATGCCTGTGGAAGAGGAAAATGAACCTATTAGTATAACTATGCCAGTGGCAGAGGGAAAGGAACCTTTTGATATAACTATGCCTGTGGAAGAGGAAAGGGAACCCAATGATTTATTAACTCTACCAGCGGAAGAGGAAAGGGAACCTACTGACATGATAACGATGCCTATGGAAGAGGAAAATGAACCTATTGATATAACTATGGCTGCAGAAAAGGAACCTATTGATATAACAATGCCTATGGAAGAGGGAAAGGAACCCAACAATGTAATTCCTGTGCCTGTGGTTGAGCAAAAGGAACTTGTTGATTTAATAACTATGCCTCTGGTAGAGCAAAACAAACCTGATGATTTAATAACTGGTCCTCTGGCAACAAAAATGGAAAGGTGTTACACATTAGATCAAATACAAGAACCGCTATCAACTTTAGTAGACTTTGGCATAGATAAACAGCAGACACTAGAAGTGGAGCCAATCGCTCATACTATAGAGTCAGAACAATTACCATTTataccattggctgagacagagtcCCCAGGTGTTTTACATCCAACAGAAATAACATGGAGCCCCTCTACAACGAACACCGAATTTGACAATTCTCCAACAGCCATTTCAGAAGCATCAACTAAGCCTCTTTTGTTGCCAGCTGATGATCATCTACAACACAAGACTGTCATTGCCGATTATCTTTCAGAGCAAACTGTGAACACAGCAGAAGCCACAGGACTTACTGCAGAGGCAATAACATTTTCAGATGAAGGAATCAAAGGAACCATTCAGCCTTTATTAAGCGAAAACCAATGTGAAGTTAATGACAAACATGATTTGCTTATAGGCCCTACAAAGATAGTAGATTCCTGGTTATCCTGTCAGGAGTCAGCGAAAGAACACTGGGTGCTTGTGGAGAAAGAGGAACTTGCTGATTTCAAAGAAGGGGAAGGCGATAAGCCACAAAGGCCAGCCACCCTAAATCAAGAGGGAGATAACCAAGAGGAACCTAAggcggaggaggaagcaggagaaAGGGCTTCGGTGTGCAGCACTTTGAGTGACCCACAATTGGCGGGAAAAAGTAGTAGTGAGACGAGTACCCCTGAAGAACTTAGAACTTATGAAGATTCTAGTTCTGGAGTGGAATCCCACTCAGATGATGTGGCCACATCGCCACAAATCACACTCACACCTGACCCAGATCTAGGAATCCACATGGGCCAGGAAGAAGGGTCTGACACACCGGCAGGAACTCCAGCCTCAAAGAGCAATCGGGCACCCCATCCTCTCCAGAATGCCAGCCTTGAGGAGCTCTCTGAAGGGACTTCTCTCTCTAGTGTCATTAAACCCTCAGATGATAATACAATAGCCCATGAAATGGATATGACTTGTTTTACGTGCCCCCAGGTTTCATCAGTTTCCAGAGAACAAGGACATGAAGAGAGAGCAGAAGAAAGAGGTCCCCTGAGAG